A region of the Agrobacterium sp. RAC06 genome:
TCTCTCTCCCGGATCAGGGCCGCCCCGGTCAGGATAATCGACAGCATGGTGACGGCAGAAATGACTTCGTTGATCGATCCGAACCAGCCCTTGTCGAGCTCGGGATTGAAGCGCGCCCGGAGCGTCAGGCCGACGCTCACCTGATCCGCTGCGTCTCCCCGGTTCAGGAAATCCGTCACTTCACGCGTGACGATTTCTTGAATGTACCTGCCGCCGGAAAAGGCCTGGGTCATCTGGGTCGCGTCAACGTTGAGCTGGATCTGCGGGCTGCGACCGGCCAGAAGATCGCGCTGAAAGCCGGGCGGAATGTCGAGCACAAAGGTGTCGAGACCGGCATTCATGCGCGGATCGATGTCGGCCGGTGTGATCATCTGCGGGGGTAGGAAATAAGGCGGGTAGAGCGCGCTTTCGATACGGGCAGATACCTGTGAGCGATCCTCGTCGACAATCGCGACCGCCGCCTTGTTCAGCGTCTCTGGCTCTGCGGTTGCGGCGGTGTAGATGTTCAGGGTGAAGGCATAGACGATCAGGAATAGCAGGGCCGGGTCGCGAGCGAGGCCGCGCAGTTCCTTCTTGCCGAGTTCAAGGATGTTTGCCAGCCGCATGGGTCACACCGCCTGCTTCTTGAGGAGGAAGGTGCCTGCGACCAGCAGGAGCGGACCCACGATTGCGAGCGCCAGCAATTGTGGCTCCAGATCCGCAAACGTCAGCCCCTTGGAGAAGACGCCGCGCGAGATCGTGACGAAATGGCTTGCCGGATAGATCTGCCCGATCAGGGCGCCTGCCCCTTGCAGAGCGGAGACGGGCGACAGCATGCCGGAAAACTGGACGGCCGGGA
Encoded here:
- a CDS encoding ABC transporter permease, with amino-acid sequence MRLANILELGKKELRGLARDPALLFLIVYAFTLNIYTAATAEPETLNKAAVAIVDEDRSQVSARIESALYPPYFLPPQMITPADIDPRMNAGLDTFVLDIPPGFQRDLLAGRSPQIQLNVDATQMTQAFSGGRYIQEIVTREVTDFLNRGDAADQVSVGLTLRARFNPELDKGWFGSINEVISAVTMLSIILTGAALIREREHGTIEHLLVMPVTPAEIMLSKIWSMGLVVLLATMFSLFVVVQGALNVPLQGSMSLFLIGAALQLVAATSMGIFLATVAGSMPQFGLLLMLVLLPLQILSGGMTPRESMPEVIQWIMSAAPNTHFVIMAQAVLFRDAGLDVVWPQILALLAISAVFFVLSLRRFRAFLR